From one Mycobacterium colombiense CECT 3035 genomic stretch:
- a CDS encoding class I adenylate-forming enzyme family protein, whose translation MHRTAQTYWSLVETAARAHPDWVVLADDYGRTLSCAQLRDSALTCAAALAQRGIGAGTVVSWQLPTTLETMVVMTALTRLGAVQNPVLPIWRESELRFATTQLATEVFIVPGVWRGFDHISLAHRLASERPMSVVVIDHDAPITDELRLPVGDPGALPPPPRGDEDPRWIYYSSGTTAAPKGARHCDRSVIAGSAGVIGIVGATSSDVNPIAFPVSHIGGAAMLAAGLLTGMRLVLFDAFDPVETPLAIAAHRPTLLGSATPFFVAFMAAQAKHGGEPLYPDLRGCVGGGAPITPELGRQVRQTLSVDGVANSWGLTEFPVATSQAPNGPAELLDHTVGKPVAGVAVRVVDETEQQVPRGAVGELRLKGPQCFLGYVDPSLDADAFDAQGWFRTGDLGRIDDDGNLVVTGRIKDAIIRNAENISALEIEGILASHPAVADVAVIGVPDERTGERVCAVVVARPGAAVTLSSVFEHCQARGLSKHKTPERLEVVDALPRNLTGKVLKTELRARFGSKT comes from the coding sequence ATGCATCGCACCGCGCAGACGTACTGGTCGCTGGTGGAGACCGCAGCGCGGGCACACCCCGACTGGGTGGTCCTCGCGGATGACTACGGGCGCACCCTGTCCTGCGCGCAGCTGCGGGACTCCGCGCTGACGTGTGCGGCGGCGCTCGCGCAGCGGGGCATCGGCGCCGGCACGGTGGTGTCGTGGCAATTGCCGACCACACTGGAGACGATGGTCGTCATGACGGCGTTGACGCGCCTTGGCGCCGTCCAGAACCCGGTGCTGCCGATCTGGCGCGAAAGCGAATTACGGTTTGCTACAACGCAACTAGCGACAGAAGTGTTCATCGTGCCGGGAGTATGGCGCGGCTTTGACCACATTTCGCTCGCGCACCGCCTCGCCAGTGAGAGGCCCATGTCCGTCGTCGTCATCGACCACGACGCGCCGATCACCGACGAGCTCCGGCTGCCTGTCGGCGATCCGGGGGCGCTGCCGCCGCCGCCACGTGGTGACGAGGATCCGCGCTGGATCTACTACTCGTCAGGCACGACGGCGGCACCGAAAGGCGCACGCCACTGCGACCGCTCGGTCATCGCCGGCTCGGCCGGGGTTATCGGGATCGTCGGGGCGACCAGCAGCGACGTCAACCCGATCGCGTTCCCGGTTTCGCATATCGGCGGCGCCGCCATGCTGGCCGCCGGCCTGCTTACCGGCATGAGGTTGGTGCTCTTCGACGCCTTCGACCCGGTCGAGACACCTCTGGCCATTGCGGCGCACCGGCCGACCCTGTTGGGCAGCGCGACCCCCTTCTTCGTCGCCTTCATGGCGGCACAGGCGAAACATGGTGGGGAACCGCTCTACCCGGACCTGCGTGGATGCGTCGGCGGCGGCGCGCCGATCACCCCTGAGCTTGGTCGTCAAGTGCGGCAAACACTTTCGGTGGACGGCGTGGCCAATTCCTGGGGCCTGACCGAATTTCCGGTCGCCACGTCCCAGGCGCCGAATGGCCCTGCGGAACTGCTGGATCACACCGTTGGCAAACCGGTGGCGGGCGTTGCGGTCAGGGTCGTCGACGAAACGGAACAGCAGGTCCCGCGCGGAGCGGTGGGAGAGCTGCGGCTCAAGGGGCCGCAATGCTTCCTCGGCTACGTCGACCCATCTTTGGACGCCGACGCCTTCGATGCGCAAGGATGGTTTCGCACAGGGGATCTGGGCCGCATCGACGACGACGGCAACCTGGTGGTCACCGGCCGAATCAAGGATGCGATCATCCGCAATGCGGAGAACATCTCGGCGCTCGAGATCGAGGGCATACTGGCGAGTCACCCGGCAGTGGCCGACGTCGCGGTCATCGGCGTGCCCGATGAGCGGACCGGCGAGCGGGTATGCGCCGTCGTCGTGGCGCGCCCTGGCGCGGCGGTGACGCTCTCGTCGGTGTTCGAACACTGTCAAGCGCGAGGCCTGAGCAAGCACAAGACCCCCGAACGACTCGAAGTCGTTGATGCGCTGCCCCGCAACCTCACCGGCAAGGTGCTCAAAACCGAATTGCGGGCCCGGTTTGGGAGCAAAACTTGA
- a CDS encoding amidohydrolase family protein — protein sequence MLEARVNDNKAVEVWDADNHMYETIDAYTRYLPEKYSEALKFIDVNGRKKLQILGTVTECIPNPTYEVIPTPGAWSDYFRGINPEGKTLRELAEPIRCPDEFRRPDLRLALMDRQGVYGAVMFPTTAGMLEERTKSDTELTHAVTHAFNRWLLDDWTFNYQDRIFPVPAISLNDPVLGVQELEWCLNNGARTVLIRPAPVPREDGTSRSPALPEFDDFWRLVENSGISVQMHNSDSGYERYVDDWEEATEFNGFALSKLRGFIYEESRNIFDTLAAFIAHGVFERFPGVRIGVVENGGSWAHRLLDVFDRVYRKRPYDFSEHPCEVFRRHVWINPFHEEDMSHLIDILGADRVMFGSDYPHPEGLAEPADFVKELEDLPEDTRARVMGGNLKELIGV from the coding sequence ATGCTGGAGGCGCGGGTGAACGACAACAAGGCAGTAGAAGTCTGGGACGCCGACAATCACATGTACGAGACCATCGACGCCTACACCCGGTATCTGCCGGAGAAGTACTCCGAGGCACTGAAGTTCATCGATGTCAACGGCCGCAAGAAGCTGCAGATCTTGGGCACAGTCACCGAGTGCATCCCCAACCCGACATACGAGGTGATCCCTACCCCGGGCGCTTGGTCCGATTACTTCCGGGGCATAAACCCAGAGGGCAAGACATTGCGCGAACTCGCCGAACCGATCCGCTGCCCCGATGAGTTCCGCCGGCCCGACCTACGCCTGGCCCTGATGGACCGGCAGGGCGTCTACGGTGCCGTGATGTTCCCGACTACAGCAGGCATGCTCGAGGAAAGGACCAAATCTGACACCGAGCTCACCCACGCGGTCACGCATGCGTTCAATCGTTGGTTACTCGACGACTGGACGTTCAACTACCAGGACCGAATCTTCCCCGTTCCGGCAATCTCGCTGAACGATCCCGTGCTGGGCGTCCAGGAACTCGAATGGTGCCTGAACAATGGCGCCCGGACGGTACTGATCCGGCCCGCACCCGTTCCGCGCGAGGACGGCACGTCGCGGTCACCGGCGCTGCCGGAGTTCGACGATTTCTGGCGACTGGTCGAGAATTCGGGTATCTCGGTGCAGATGCACAACTCGGACTCCGGCTATGAGCGCTACGTCGACGACTGGGAGGAAGCTACGGAGTTCAACGGATTCGCGCTGAGCAAGCTACGGGGTTTCATCTACGAGGAGAGCCGAAACATCTTCGACACTCTTGCGGCGTTCATCGCGCACGGGGTCTTCGAGCGCTTCCCCGGGGTACGCATCGGCGTGGTCGAGAACGGCGGCTCGTGGGCACACCGCCTGTTGGATGTGTTCGACCGCGTATACCGCAAGAGGCCATACGACTTCAGCGAGCATCCCTGCGAAGTCTTCCGCAGACACGTGTGGATCAATCCGTTCCACGAGGAGGACATGTCGCACCTCATCGACATCCTGGGTGCGGATCGCGTGATGTTCGGCTCGGACTACCCGCATCCCGAGGGGCTGGCCGAGCCCGCGGATTTCGTCAAGGAGCTCGAGGATCTTCCGGAGGACACCAGGGCGCGAGTGATGGGCGGCAACCTCAAGGAGCTCATCGGTGTCTAG